GACGGCAAGAATGGCCCCAGAACGATCAGGGCCCCCGTGGGCAAAAGCATGCCCAAAAGCATCTTGTCCCAGATCGGATGAAATTTGCGCGTCTCCAGAAAATCCCGCAGAAAAAGGCACATGGAGACGGCGCAAAGGTTGATGGACGTTGCCGCGACCAGAGGCTGCAATTCGTAACTGAAGAAAGGCGTCCACATCTTGTTGGAAAAATACCCCAGAAGCGCGGCGTGGAAGACCACGAACCACAGGTACGAGCGATCCCGCAGATAGATGAAGATGACGAAGTTGTAGACAACCATGGCCATCAGAACAGCCACGAAAGCGCCGAAAGCCGCGCTGCGCAGATTGTTTTCGGAGAGGCAGCGGTTGCGCTCGCACAGGCTTGGCCTGACGAACGAAACTCTTTCGCTGAACACCCTGAAGTAATACGTATGGCTCTGGCCGTCGGCGATGATGGGTATGAGACGCCCCTCGGTCGTTGAACCGAATCGGTGGGAAGTGCGCGCCCATCGCCTTTCATCTGAAACCGACCCGGGGAGGGGAGAGTAGAAATCGAGGGTCCTGACATAGGCCCAATCGGGATCGAAGTACCAAACCTGGCCTGGGTCGAGTCGCACGGTGAAGCGGAACCACCAGGCGGAGTCGGCCATGCCGAGATTCACGGACGAAGTGAAGACCGGCCGGAATTCCCGGGCCCCCAAAACCTGATCGATATCGGTCAGGGAACGTGTTCGGTCCTCCAGCACTTCCAAATACGGCCCAAGCACAAGAAGAGAATCACCGGCTCGGTTTGGAGAAACCGTTTTCTGTCCCCCTGGGCCCGGAAGAAGGTTTAAAGCTTGGGGCCTAGTCGCCATCGTGTTTGGACAAGCACCATCAAGACCCAAGGTTGAAGCCTCGGCATGACACGGTTGCGGGCCCGTCGGTCCTGAAACGGCGATCAGCAGGGCCAGGGCGAAGGGCCAGAAAAATGTCAGCCGGACAGACTGACGGACCTGATCCGCCAACCTGTCCGGCTGACTCATGCTGACTGCGCGTGATGAATTGCCCAGCATTCTTCTGCAATTGCCTGTTCCGGCTCCAGGCATCTCCTCCGCTTCAACGTCCGGCGATGCAGCAGGCGGGGTTCTCATCCCTTCCGCACATTTGGACATTTCCGGCCAGAGCTCCCTTTCCCGAGGTCATGCGAAAGGCGCCACATGCTGCGTCGCGATATCCTCGGCCACCATCAGATGGACGACGCTCGTTCCGACGGTATTCGTGTAATGATTGTAGTCAAACCCGTCCGAGCCAACCACGTTCATCTCCACAAGGGACCAACCCGTATCCGTCGCGGCCACCTCCGCGGGGCCCTCGCCGAAAACCCACAGGGTGTCGGTGTCTGAAACGGCCAGAACGTCGCTGGCCTGAAGCGTCAAGACGTTCTCTTCCCATCCGTTGACGCCGTAAAGGCTGATTTTTTCGATGCCTGAGATGCGACCTTCCGAAACCATGGCGCTCAGGTCCAAGGTGTGACTAAAGCTGAGATCCTCGGCCTCCAGCGCGAAGATGTCGAACCCCTCCCCTCCGTGCACGGAATCCTCGGGCGCGCCAATCAGCAGATCGTCGCCGGCACCGCCGTCGAGCAGGTCGATACCAGAATCCCTGTTTATGTTATAATCTGTAGAGTCGTACTTCCATCCGATCAGGGTGTCATTGCCGTCGCCGCCGTAGAGCGAATCGTTGCCGACAAAACCATCGAGGCTGTCGTTGCCGGCGCCGCCGTAGAGAATGTCCGCCCCGGCGTCGCCGAACAAGGTGTCGTGGCCGTCGCCGCCGTAGAGCGAATCGTCGCCGCCAAGGCCCTTGAGGCTGTCGTCGCCGCCGAAGCCGTGCAGCTCGTCATTGGAGCTCATGTTGTACTGGCCGTCCCAATTGGTGTCGCGACCCAGCAGCGTGTCGCCGTGATCCGACCCCCACACGCCGTCTATGTAGAAAAGGTGGTCGCCGTGCTCCTCTCCATCGACGCCGGCCCCGGCCTGGCCGTCGGGATAGAGACGCGGTTCCTTGTTCTGGTCGTTCATGTCCACCAGCACTCCGGCCGCCGCATTCCGGTAGCTGGCGATATCGTGGCCCGCCCCGCCAAAGAGGACGTCGCCGCCCGCCCCGCCTTCCAAAATATCGTCGCCTTCGTCGCCCCGCAGACTGTCCGCTCCGGCGCCGCCGATAAGCAGGTCGTCTCCTTGCTGGCCCCAGAAGTAGTTATCGTGTTCGTTACCGATGAGCGTGTCGGCGGAGGAGGAGCCGCTGACATTCAAAATGTTCCACAACTCGTCGCCGATGGCGTCGTTCCCGGCCGCACCATTCCCCTGGACCTGAATCACGTTGTTCAGATCGATTTCCACGGCCAGGCTCCCGGCGTAGTCGGCCACCTCGCCCAACCCGTAACCTGTAAGCACATCGGCCCCGGCGCCGCCATTGAGGGTATCCCAGATGGGGATGGAGGAGGCTGGGTCTGTCGTATTGCCGCCCACGAGTGAGTCGTTCCCCTCGCCGCCATACAGGACATCACGTCCGTCGCCGCCAACGAGGGCGTCGTCGCCCGCACCGCCATGGAGGGTATCGTTACCGCCGTGGCCCTGCAGCAGGTCGTCGCCGTCGCCGCCGTACAGGACATCGAAGCCTTCTTGGCCGTACAGCGTGTCGCTGCCGGCGCCGCCATCCAGGGTGTCGTGGCCCGATAATCCTTCAAGCAAGTTGTCGGCGTCGTTGCCCGTCAGCACGTCGCCGTGCAAAGTATCGTTCGTGCCCACGACGTGCTCGATGCCCGTCAGGGTGTCGCCGAGGCCGTGATTGTCCGCCCCGCCGCCCGTCTGGGCGCCCGTGACGCTCAGGTCGATGTTCACCCATGTAGGGCTTGCACTGTAGTCGGCCTTGTCGAAGCCTTCGCCGCCGTCGAGAATGTCCGCCCCGGCGGCGCCGACCAGGGTGTCGTCGCCGTCGCCTCCGTACAGCGAATCGTCGCCTTCGCCGCCGTTCAGTGAATCGTCCCCGCCGAAACCCCACAGTTGATCATCGTAGTCCGGATAGCCGGGCATCATGAGTTCGGGGTAATCGATAAAAGCTTGGGGCATTGGACACCATCCGTCGTTTCGGCCCAGCAGCGTGTCGCCGTGCTCCGAACCCCATACGCCGTCAATGTTCCACAACCAGTCGCCGTGCTCCTCGCCCGTGGGGCTGGCGCCGATCTGGCCGGGTGCGCCCACGCCGGGATAGCGGGGATTAGGGGTGCCGGGCCGGGCGTAATTCTGATCGTCCAGATCCACGCGCACTCCCTGCGCGGAATTGCGGTAACTGGCAATGTCCATGCCGCCTTCGGAGCCATTGAGGTAGTCGGCGCCGGCGCCGCCTTCCAGCGTGTCATTGCCCCAGTTGGCATAATCGCCTTTCCAGTCGCCCCACAGGCTATCCTGCCCCCTGCTGCCGGTGATGAAGTCATTTCCCTCGCCACCGAAAATCTCGTTGTCCTCCCAGGAGCCGAGGATCGTATCGTCGAAACGAGTGGCCTGAACGTGTTGGATGCCCAGCAGCGTATCGCCGGTGGCCTCGCTGACCAGGCCATCGGGGTCGATCTGGCCAGAGCCGTCCTGTTTGTCCAGGTCCAGGTAGATCCGGATCGGCGAGTTTTCGTAGTAGGCCAAGTTGTTGCCGCCGCCTGTCCCAAAGCCCAGCAGCATGTCGCCGTCCGCGCCACCCTCCAGGGTCTCGCGGCCGCGCAGCCCGCCGCCGCCGTCCACGATGTCCCGGCCGGCGCCGCCGGAAAGGAAGTCGCCGCTGTCATCGTAAGCTGCGGTGAAGAGTGGAGCAGTATTGTCGACGCCGATGATCGCGTCGTCGTTGAAGCTGTTGTTGTAGTTATTGAGGCTGACGCTGCCGTGAAGGGTATCGTCGCCATCCCCGCCATACAGAGAGTCTTTACCGAGACCGCCAGTCACGCGGTCATCCCCGGAATCGCCCCACATCTGGTCGCTTCCGACGCCCCCGTACATGAGGTCATCGCCCGCGCCGCCCCACATGCTGTCATGGCTGTAATTCCCTGAAACAAGACTGGTATCGCCGATCATGGTGTCGTTGCCGTCCAGGCCCGCCAGCCAGTTGTTGCCGTCGTCGCCCACAAGGGAATCGTCATGCTCCGAGCCCATCGCATTTTCGAAGCCCGTGAGCGTGTCGCCCTCGGCGTCCCCGCCGCTCTGGGTCGCGGTCCCGTCCTGATGGTACAGGTTCACGCTCACGCCCGCCGTGCTCGTACTGTAATCCACCCAGTCGCCGTTATTGGTATACCGCCCCCACTGCGTGTTCGTACCGCCGTCCAGGAAATCGGCCCCGGAACCGCCGCGCAGCGTGTCGCCTCCCGCGCCGCCCATGAGCGTATCGGACCCTGCCAGGCCGTCCAGGAAATTGTGGCTCCCGTCGCCCGTGAGCACGTCGCCGTGGGCGTCGTTCGTGCCGATGACGTTCTCGATGCCCACGAGGGTGTCGCCCAGGGCGTGGTTGCCCGCGCCACCGCCCGTCTGGCCGCCCGCGGTGTTCAAGTCGACGTTCACCCAGGACGGGCTCAGGCTGTAGTCGGCCGTATCCGGATAGTAGTAGTTCGTCCTAAAGTCCCAGGCGGGGTCTAGGATGACATTCAGGACGCTCTCGCCGCCCACCAGGGAGTCCGCCCCGGCCAGGCCGGCGAACACGTTGCTCACGTAGTCCTGGCCGATGAACGTATCCCCGTGGGTCGAGCCGAGCACATTCTCGATGCCCGTCAGCACGTCGCCCTCGGCATGGCCGCCGCTCTGGGCTCCGGAACTGGTCAGATCCACGTGCACGGCCGCATCGCTCGCGCCGTAATCCGCCCAGTCGCCGCCGGGCGTCGCCTCGTAGCGAATCACCGGACTAAATATATTCGAATCACCATAGTGGTGGAATTTGATGGCATCGCCGACGGTGTTCGAACCGCCGTCCAGGGTGTC
The Desulfomicrobium macestii genome window above contains:
- a CDS encoding cadherin-like domain-containing protein; the encoded protein is MPNTKVLVRQPDGNTREVEIVDGGKLSLQENEQLVIAASPDQAEVKSGDQGQISIRLEGLGEFTVESAAEPPEIVAMNLDEAPAFRAQPRIVFEKAGSGAENDALTHEPLGVHQASVGDTGFLDQNVGEDFGIGQALDMASFSAKAGVGLPLPLPMIAPDQELLGMTDFDSGSSSPVVLNDPPVIVLNETLLVPDGQSASLNGSLKSVDERTPATELSYFVQQAPIHGELLLDGVAITDFSKAAFTQSDIDAGRVSFRFDTSTPGTSIQVLENDHFLFKVSDGQLSAEAVFNIDGELPQILGTDGADDLTTATDFNRAGVSFHVYGLDGDDTLRGGAGADTLDGGSNTVGDAIKFHHYGDSNIFSPVIRYEATPGGDWADYGASDAAVHVDLTSSGAQSGGHAEGDVLTGIENVLGSTHGDTFIGQDYVSNVFAGLAGADSLVGGESVLNVILDPAWDFRTNYYYPDTADYSLSPSWVNVDLNTAGGQTGGGAGNHALGDTLVGIENVIGTNDAHGDVLTGDGSHNFLDGLAGSDTLMGGAGGDTLRGGSGADFLDGGTNTQWGRYTNNGDWVDYSTSTAGVSVNLYHQDGTATQSGGDAEGDTLTGFENAMGSEHDDSLVGDDGNNWLAGLDGNDTMIGDTSLVSGNYSHDSMWGGAGDDLMYGGVGSDQMWGDSGDDRVTGGLGKDSLYGGDGDDTLHGSVSLNNYNNSFNDDAIIGVDNTAPLFTAAYDDSGDFLSGGAGRDIVDGGGGLRGRETLEGGADGDMLLGFGTGGGNNLAYYENSPIRIYLDLDKQDGSGQIDPDGLVSEATGDTLLGIQHVQATRFDDTILGSWEDNEIFGGEGNDFITGSRGQDSLWGDWKGDYANWGNDTLEGGAGADYLNGSEGGMDIASYRNSAQGVRVDLDDQNYARPGTPNPRYPGVGAPGQIGASPTGEEHGDWLWNIDGVWGSEHGDTLLGRNDGWCPMPQAFIDYPELMMPGYPDYDDQLWGFGGDDSLNGGEGDDSLYGGDGDDTLVGAAGADILDGGEGFDKADYSASPTWVNIDLSVTGAQTGGGADNHGLGDTLTGIEHVVGTNDTLHGDVLTGNDADNLLEGLSGHDTLDGGAGSDTLYGQEGFDVLYGGDGDDLLQGHGGNDTLHGGAGDDALVGGDGRDVLYGGEGNDSLVGGNTTDPASSIPIWDTLNGGAGADVLTGYGLGEVADYAGSLAVEIDLNNVIQVQGNGAAGNDAIGDELWNILNVSGSSSADTLIGNEHDNYFWGQQGDDLLIGGAGADSLRGDEGDDILEGGAGGDVLFGGAGHDIASYRNAAAGVLVDMNDQNKEPRLYPDGQAGAGVDGEEHGDHLFYIDGVWGSDHGDTLLGRDTNWDGQYNMSSNDELHGFGGDDSLKGLGGDDSLYGGDGHDTLFGDAGADILYGGAGNDSLDGFVGNDSLYGGDGNDTLIGWKYDSTDYNINRDSGIDLLDGGAGDDLLIGAPEDSVHGGEGFDIFALEAEDLSFSHTLDLSAMVSEGRISGIEKISLYGVNGWEENVLTLQASDVLAVSDTDTLWVFGEGPAEVAATDTGWSLVEMNVVGSDGFDYNHYTNTVGTSVVHLMVAEDIATQHVAPFA